The Glycine soja cultivar W05 chromosome 6, ASM419377v2, whole genome shotgun sequence genome has a window encoding:
- the LOC114416014 gene encoding protein MEI2-like 1 isoform X3 — protein MPSEIMEKRGASASSRFLDDISYVSEKNTGLRKPKSIHDHFLQGKSEMAASPGIIFNTSSPLETNSKTGLSISQTTLSREITEDLHFGRETGNTDMLKDSTTESLNYHKRSWSNVHRQSASGSYGLIGSKIVTNAASRESSLFSSSLSDMFSQKLRLLGNGVLSGQPITVGSFPEEEPYKSLEEIEAETIGNLLPDEDDLFSGVTDELGFSTGTRMNDDFEDFDLFSSSGGMELEGDEHLISGKRTSCGDEDPNYFGVSKGKIPFGEQSSRTLFVRNINSNVEDSELKALFEQYGDIRTIYTACKYRGFVMISYYDLRAAQNAMKALQNRSLRSRKLDIHYSIPKGNAPEKDIGHGTLMISDLDSSVLNDELKQIFGFYGEIREIYEYPQLNHVKFIEFYDVRAAEASLRALNGICFAGKHIKLEPGLPKIATCMMQQSQKGKDEPDFGHSLSDNISLRHKAGVSSGFIASGVSLENGYNQGFRSETQLPAFMDNSLFHVNSSIHKTTRGASAGKVSGVFEACNAIDAMKFASISRFHPHSLPEYRESLANGSPYNFSSTINMAANIGTGSTESSDSRHIQGMSSTGNLAEFNAAGNGNRPHHGLYHMWNGSNLHQQPPSNSMLWQKIPSFVNGACSPGLPQIPSFSRTPPHVLRASHIDHQVGSAPVVAASPWDRQHSFLGESPDASGFRLGSVGSPGFHGSWQLHPPASHNIFSHVGGNGTELTSNGGQGSPKQLSHVFPGRLPMTLVSKNLYSRRSEPNTNNNADKKQYVLDLGRILRGDDNRTTLMIKNIPNKYTSKMLLVAIDEQCRGTYDFLYLPIDFKNKCNVGYAFINMIDPGQIIPFHQAFHGKKWEKFNSEKVAVLAYARIQGKSALIAHFQNSSLMNEDKRCRPILFHTDGPNAGDPEPFPLGNNIRVRPGKIRMNGNEENGSQGNPSSLASGEESGNGTESTSSSSKSSD, from the exons ATGCCTTCTGAAATCATGGAGAAGAGGGGTGCTTCTGCCTCATCTCGCTTTTTGGATGACATTTCCTATGTTTCTGAG AAGAATACTGGATTACGAAAGCCAAAATCTATCCATGACCATTTTCTACAAG GGAAGAGTGAAATGGCGGCATCACCTGGCATCATTTTTAATACTTCGTCACCCCTTgaaacaaattcaaaaacagGCTTGTCAATTTCTCAGACTACTCTATCTCGGGAAATTACAGAAGACCTACATTTTGGCAGAGAAACAGGCAATACAGATATGCTGAAGGATTCCACCACAGAATCATTGAATTATCACAAGAGATCATGGTCTAATGTGCATAGGCAGTCAGCATCTGGCTCATATGGTCTAATTGGGAGCAAGATTGTCACCAATGCTGCCTCACGTGAAAGCAGTCTGTTTTCAAGCTCGCTGTCTGACATGTTTAGCCAAAAGT TGAGGTTATTGGGGAATGGAGTGCTGTCTGGTCAACCCATTACAGTTGGTTCCTTTCCTGAGGAAGAACCGTACAAATCTCTTGAAGAAATTGAGGCTGAAACTATTGGAAATCTCCTTCCTGATGAAGATGACCTGTTTTCTGGAGTCACTGATGAGTTAGGATTCAGTACTGGCACTAGAATGAATGATGATTTTGAagattttgatttgttcagCAGCAGTGGAGGCATGGAATTGGAAGGAGATGAACATCTAATTTCCGGAAAAAGAACCAGTTGCGGGGATGAAGATCCTAATTACTTTGGAGTTTCTAAAGGAAAAATTCCTTTTGGTGAACAATCTTCTAGAACACTTTTTGTTAGAAACATCAATAGCAATGTAGAAGATTCCGAGCTAAAGGCTCTCTTTGAG CAATATGGAGATATCCGAACCATATATACTGCCTGCAAGTATCGTGGATTTGTTATGATTTCTTATTATGATCTAAGGGCAGCACAAAATGCAATGAAAGCACTTCAAAATAGGTCATTGAGATCTAGGAAACTTGATATACATTATTCAATTCCAAAG GGCAATGCTCCAGAGAAGGATATTGGTCATGGTACACTGATGATATCTGATCTTGATTCATCTGTTCTGAATGATGAACTAAAACAGATTTTTGGGTTTTATGGAGAAATTAGAGAA ATCTATGAATATCCACAACTGAATCATgtcaaatttattgaattttatgatGTCCGGGCTGCGGAAGCTTCTCTTCGTGCATTGAATGGGATCTGCTTTGCTGGGAAGCACATTAAGCTTGAACCTGGTCTTCCCAAGATTGCAACATG TATGATGCAGCAATCACAGAAGGGAAAAGATGAACCTGATTTTGGTCATAGTTTGAGTGACAACATATCCTTAAGGCATAA AGCAGGAGTGTCATCTGGATTTATTGCATCTGGTGTCAGCTTGGAAAATGGATATAATCAGGGATTTCGTTCTGAAACACAGCTACCTGCTTTTATGGATAACTCACTGTTTCATGTGAATTCTAGCATTCACAAGACCACAAGAGGGGCATCTGCTGGAAAAGTATCTGGTGTTTTTGAGGCCTGTAATGCTATTGATGCGATGAAATTTGCATCCATTTCGAGGTTCCATCCTCATTCTTTACCTGAATATCGCGAAAGTTTAGCTAATGGCAGTCCTTACAACTTTTCAAGTACCATTAACATGGCTGCCAATATTGGAACTGGATCGACGGAATCATCTGACAGCAGGCACATTCAGGGAATGAGCTCAACTGGGAACCTAGCAGAGTTTAATGCAGCAG GAAATGGAAACCGCCCCCATCATGGACTTTATCATATGTGGAATGGGTCCAACTTGCATCAGCAACCTCCTTCAAATTCCATGCTTTGGCAGAAAATACCATCCTTTGTTAATGGTGCTTGTTCTCCAGGTCTTCCACAGATACCCAGCTTTTCTAGAACACCGCCTCATGTGCTTAGAGCATCTCATATAGACCATCAAGTGGGATCTGCGCCGGTTGTTGCAGCCTCACCCTGGGATAGACAACATTCTTTCTTGGGAGAGTCACCTGATGCATCTGGTTTTAGATTGGGTTCTGTTGGAAGTCCAGGCTTTCATGGTAGCTGGCAGTTGCATCCTCCTGCTTCTCACAATATATTTTCTCATGTTGGTGGGAATGGTACAGAATTGACATCAAATGGTGGGCAGGGCTCTCCTAAGCAGTTGTCACATGTTTTTCCTGGGAGACTTCCCATGACTTTGGTTTCTAAAAACCTCTATTCTCGTAGAAGTGAACCAAACACTAACAACAATGCTGATAAAAAACAATATGTACTTGACCTAGGCCGCATTTTGCGTGGGGATGACAACCGGACAACGctcatgataaaaaatattcccAATAA GTATACTTCAAAGATGCTTCTTGTTGCCATAGATGAGCAATGTCGAGGAACTTATGATTTTCTGTAtttgccaattgatttcaaG AACAAATGTAATGTTGGCTATGCATTCATCAATATGATTGATCCTGGACAAATTATTCCATTCCACCAG GCTTTTCATGGGAAAAAATGGGAGAAATTCAACAGTGAAAAGGTAGCGGTACTCGCCTATGCCCGAATTCAAGGAAAATCTGCTCTTATTGCTCATTTTCAGAATTCAAGCCTAATGAATGAAGATAAACGTTGCCGCCCCATTCTCTTCCATACAGATGGCCCAAATGCTGGTGATCCG GAGCCTTTCCCCTTGGGTAACAATATTAGAGTGAGGCCTGGAAAAATTCGCATGAATGGTAATGAGGAGAATGGCAGCCAAGGGAATCCTTCATCTTTGGCAAGTGGAGAAGAGTCTGGGAATGGAACAGAATCTACATCGAGCTCTTCAAAAAGTTCTGACTGA